GTAAGCGCTGTGGTGTTTACAGCGCTTGCTGAAGCTTAGCGTTTGCCGCTGAGGGTCATAATCGTGCCTTGGGCAACTGCAACCAAGGCTTCATTTTGCTCGTCTTGGCAATAAACCAAACATTGGCAAACTGCCTGCCGACTGCCGCTGCTCAAAACGCTGGCACGCGCAATCAGTTCTTGGCCTTGAGCTGGTTTGACATAATTGATTTTGTATTCAGCAGTGACGACTTCCAAGCCCAAAACCGAGCCGCCAGCAAAGGTAATGGCGTTA
The DNA window shown above is from Chloroflexota bacterium and carries:
- a CDS encoding PaaI family thioesterase, with the translated sequence MSDDLTSIGQQILASQPFSQLLKAQISEFRQGYAELRLKINPELTQQFGFVHGGVLSYAADNAITFAGGSVLGLEVVTAEYKINYVKPAQGQELIARASVLSSGSRQAVCQCLVYCQDEQNEALVAVAQGTIMTLSGKR